A single region of the Gossypium arboreum isolate Shixiya-1 chromosome 12, ASM2569848v2, whole genome shotgun sequence genome encodes:
- the LOC108479562 gene encoding ATP synthase subunit gamma, mitochondrial-like, with amino-acid sequence MAMAALRREGRRFAPLISPRPITAVRSSPIVPTHEYEGPIGVRYISTQVVRNRMKSVKNIQKITKAMKMVAASKLRAVQTKAENSRGLWQPFTALLGDLPSVDVKKNVVVTISSDKGLCGGINSTSVKISKGIYKLNSGPEKETKYVILGEKAKAQLIRDSKKDIELIITELQKNPLSYTQVSVLADEILKNVEYDALRIVFNKFHSVVSFVPTVSTVLSPEIVERESESGGKLGELDSYEVEGGETKGEILQNLAEFQFSCVMFNAVLENACSEQGARMSAMDSSSRNAGDMLDRLTLTYNRTRQASITTELIEIISGASALEG; translated from the exons ATGGCAATGGCTGCTCTCAGACGCGAAGGGAGGCGTTTCGCCCCTCTGATCTCTCCCCGGCCAATTACTGCTGTCCGATCCTCTCCTATCGTTCCCACTCACGA ATATGAGGGTCCGATTGGTGTTCGTTATATTTCAACTCAAGTCG TTAGAAACCGGATGAAGAGTGTTAAGAATATTCAGAAAATTACAAAGGCTATGAAGATGGTTGCTGCCTCAAAGTTGAGAGCAGTTCAAACTAAAGCTGAGAATTCCCGAGGCCTCTGGCAGCCATTTACTGCACTTCTTGGTGATCTTCCCA GTGTTGATGTCAAGAAGAACGTTGTTGTAACCATCTCTTCTGACAAAGGTCTCTGTGGTGGAATTAACTCTACATCAGTCAAGATAAGCAAAGGGATCTATAAGTTGAACTCTG GCcctgaaaaagaaacaaaatatgtAATTCTGGGAGAGAAGGCAAAGGCTCAATTGATTCGTGACTCAAAGAAGGACATTGAGTTGATCATAACTGAGCTGCAGAAGAATCCTTTGAGCTACACTCAG GTCTCTGTTCTTGCTGATGAGATCTTAAAGAATGTGGAGTATGATGCGTTGAGGATTGTCTTCAACAAGTTTCACTCAGTAGTTTCATTTGTGCCGACAGTCTCAACTGTATTATCACCTGAA ATTGTTGAAAGGGAATCTGAATCTGGGGGAAAGCTTGGTGAACTAGACTCCTATGAAGTTGAGGGTGGTGAGACAAAGGGTGAAATACTTCAAAATCTGGCTGAGTTCCAGTTCTCTTGT GTCATGTTCAATGCGGTTTTGGAGAATGCTTGTAGTGAGCAAGGAGCAAGGATGTCTGCTATGGATAGCTCAAGCAGAAACGCCGGCGACATGCTTGATCGCCTGACTCTTACATATAACAG AACCCGTCAAGCTTCAATCACCACGGAGTTGATTGAGATTATATCTGGAGCATCGGCACTGGAaggttaa